In Xylocopa sonorina isolate GNS202 chromosome 4, iyXylSono1_principal, whole genome shotgun sequence, the sequence GACCCTGTAAGTTCAATTACaatttgactaaaatgccaTAAATGGAGTCAGTCAGAAAatacagagaataataatgaTTTAGTATGTATTCATATTGCTctaacaatatttaaaatctactTTTTTCAGCATCCTCGTGTAAGATATGCAGCTTGTAATGCAGTGGGTCAAATGTCAACCGATTTTGCACCTATATTCGAAAAAAAATTTCATGACAAAGTTATTCCTGGATTACTTATGGTTTTGGATGATAATGCAAACCCAAGAGTTCAAGCTCACGCTGGTGCAGCGCTCGTGAACTTTAGCGAAGATTGCCCGAAAAATATACTAACACCATATTTGGGTGCTATTATGGCTAAACTAGAGATGATACTGAAAATTAAATTTCAAGAATTGGTCGAGAAGGGTACTAAACTTGTTCTTGAACAAGTAAGTACATTGATTACCTATTCAtttgaaaataatataatttcAGTTATAAACTATTATTACCTTATTTATAGGTTGTCACAACCATAGCATCTGTTGCTGATACATGCGAAGAACAATTTGTAAGATATTATGATAAATTAATGCcatatttaaaatatattattctaaATGCTAATCAAGAAGAACACAAAATGTTACGTGGTAAAACAATTGAATGTGTGAGTCTCATAGGACTTGCGGTAGGGCCAGAAAAggtataataatattaaatagctagcaaataataataaatggcaaagtacttaaatattttacttatatatatattacacaaCTAAGGTTTTTATGGTTATACAGTTCATTGCAGATGCAAGTGAAGTTATGGATATGTTACTAAAAACTCATTCAGAAGGAGATCTTCCAGATGATGACCCACAGACAAGCTATCTTATATCTGCATGGGCTCGAATTTGCAAAATTCTTGGTATGTTTGTTCTTCACTGGAATATCAATTAAAAGGACACATCTTTTTCAATTTCATTAAAATTGTTTTGTGCAACCATATATAGATGAAATATTTAAGTATgtccatttaaatgtttcacacTGTATATTGACATACATTTTAATAGCAATAATTAAACTTTTTAGGTAAACAATTTGAACAATACTTACCATTGGTAATGGGTCCAGTTTTACGTACAGCAGCTATGAAACCTGAAGTTGCTTTATTGGATAACGAAGACATGGAAGGTATAGAAGACGTTGACTGGGAGTTTATTTCTCTCGGGGAACAACagaattttggaatcaaaacagCCGGCTTAGAAGACAAAGCTTCTGCCTGTGAAATGTTAGTTTGCTACGCGCGTGAATTAAAAGAAGGTTTCGCAGATTATGCAGAAGAAGTAGTACGGCTGATGGTTCCTATGTTGAAATTTTACTTCCATGATGGTGTCAGGACAGCAGCTGCTGCAAGTTTACCATATCTTCTTGATTGCGCAAAAATAAAAGGTTATCTATCAAatttgcatagaatattatttCATTTCGTTATGATTGACTTAGTGTATTCACAAATAATTATTGAATTACAGGTCCACAATATCTTGAAGGTATGTGGGCATACATTTGTCCCGATTTGTTAAAAGGCATGGATACAGAACCAGAGTCTGAAGTTTTGTTAGAATTATTGTATTCGTTGGCTAAATGCATCGAAACCCTCGGTGCAGGCTGTTTAGAAGCGCAATCCATGGctgaagtgctacgtatattaGATAAATTACTTGTTAAACACTTTGAAAGGGCCGTAGCTAGATTGGAGAAACGTAAAGATGAAGATTATGATGAGGTAAAATTTTGCATAAAACTTTCTTATAAAATCACGTTACAAATATCGGTAACTTactaattttaataaatatcgtATTTAGGTTGTTGAAGAGAAACTCGCAGATGAAGACAATGAAGATGTATATACTCTAAGCAAAATAGCAGATATTTTACATGCTTTATTTACTACCCATAAATCTTCGTTCTTTCCTTATTTCGATCAAATTTGTGGACATTTTGTTAAATTGTTAAGTCCTGAAAGATCTTGGTCGGATCATCAATGGGCTTTATGTGTTTTTGATGATGTAATAGAATTCGGCGGGCCTGAATGTGCACAATATCAAGAATACTTTTTACGACCAATGATACAGTACGTATCAGATAAATCAGCAGAAGTTAGACAAGCGGCAGCGTATGGTTGCGGGGTATTAGGACAATATGGAGGAGAAGCATTTGCTCAAGCATGCGCCGAAGCTCTACCTAGGTTAATGGAAGTTATAAATGATCCCGAATCTAGATCGCCTGAAAACGTCAATCctactgaaaacgctatttctgcaGTAACAAAAATTCTTAAATATAACAACAAAGCAATTAATGTTGATGAAATACTTCCTCATTGGTAAGTTTACGATCCATCATTTTTTTATGTGATAGAGAACAGTTCAGAAAGACTAACtgtattaattttaatatatGAAATGAATCTTGCAAAATATCTTGCATCGTAATTAACAtcttgtatatatacatatatacacgccATTTTGGTTTATTGTTAAGAATTAGTACTATAAAAATAGGATTCTGAAGAAGTAATTTTAATACAAATCCGTTATACAAATATAGGCTCTCTTGGCTACCAGTGGTAGAAGATGAAGATGAAGCACCTTATGTTTATGGATATTTGTGTGATTTGATTGAAGCAAATCATGTAGCAGTTTTAGGACCAAACAATGGAAACCTACCTCGGTTAATAAGTTTCTTTGCAGAAGCTCTTTATAAAGATGCAGTACCCACAAGTAATCCTGTCATGGGTAGAATTCTTAGCATCGTTAGACAAATACAGGTACAGGCGAATATGATATACAAAAGAATATACAATATACATATAGCTACATGTATTCTGAGGAAATGATAATActgataatatatttttctgttTCAGAATAACGAGTCTATGTTTCAGGCATGCATAAATGCATTAACAGCGGATCAACAACAAGCATTGCATGAGGCACTTCGTGCGCAGCCTACTAATTAGCCATGTGCTTTTACACCCTCGAATTTTAACActttaatataaaattaaaaaaacacatttgctttaataaaatttatgaaGAAATCAGATTTTAGGTAGCTACATTATACCTATGGTACATTTGCGCAGGCTTAATTGCAGGAAGATACAGCTGTATGTAACTATCTGATATAATTCATATATTTGTTGATTGTATTTCATCGGTAGATGCAATAGTCGTCCGTTTTTTATTATTTGGAATTGTTGCAAATTACATACGATAAAACTTGTGCTTGTCATTAATTGATCAAGCGTGATGTTACACATAAATCTAGCAATATAAAATCAATTAAAATCTTGTGAGTTCGCACTGACGAAATTTGTACAATTCATTGTTTTTCTTTTATTGATAAAAATAATACAATAAAGTAATGTATATACATGAATTCCTTCTTAACGTAGCAAAATTAGAACAAGACTACATTTCCCGCCATTGCGAGCCGAACGATGttaaattgaattttttttcAATATAGCTTTGTAAATTGCGTAGCATTTCTAAATATTAATTGTAGCTTTGTTTTATGAATATCCAAAATCTTATACTTTTGTCACTGCGATCTCTTCGTCCTAATTATCTGCGTTTAAAAAAACTTTTTGGCAGAATAATAAAACTGCGAAAAATAGACTGGAAAAACATCAACTCATTGCTATCAGATGATGGCATAACATATTGTGATTTaggtatttttattattaaatttagGTACAGTAAAtgttatttaataataatatcgaTAATATTACAGCGTTGAAGTTGGACGAAACTGTATACGAATGCCTTTTAAATGAAACGTAATGAACTGCTCCAGAACGTTGTGCATTTTAAGGAATCTAACACAGCGATGTATTAAATTCTTTGCTAATTCCAATTCAACGAATTATATTAAAACTGAAAGTGTATATGTTCAGTTGGTTCTAAAATATACACAATCTTGTAATTTTACAGCTAATTTACATCAAATTGTTACGCTTATTTAGCTGTAATTTTGCACTTTAGTATTGAGTCATCTAAAACTAAAAGATGACAATAAAATCAATATATATTGCTGAATTATGGTGAGAAAATGACAATGCTGGGCATTACGTTTCTTCCAATTGTCATGTAATAACAATATGAATTAAGAACAGTGATGTTAGAAAATGACTGAGTGAAGTAGCGTTACAACTTCCTGTTCTTGTTGCTATTTATTTGTACACAGTGATTGTCGTATTTCCTATTGCATGAAAACTTGCAATAGAAAATATATGCCACGTAAGATTTTCGGCTGGTTTCAACAAAAACCTTCAAAAAAATTTTTTTGTTACAACATATGAAGGCATTAAAAACTAATGATccgatatttatttatgtacctATATGTAAATTTATGTAATTAGTTTTAGTATGCGTATATATTAAAACTAACTACGTAACGACGAATTACATAAATTTAATTATCATTGATCATTAGGATATATTGTCTCATTAATTATTCCATGAAGACCAATATAAAGATATTATGTGAAATGAATACATGTGCGACTGTAAACATTTCATTACAGATTATCGAAGAACTGTTTGTGCGATATATTgtgacaaaaaagaaaaaaaaatgtggAAACAAAATCAATATAAGAAAAGTAAAATTATAATTCTTATAACTATATAGagattattttaaagttattattaattaaaataaatctcAGCTTTTTAACTGATTGTTTTGCATTACCTTCAAAATCATATATTTTGTACCTGACGGAAATAAAATTTCTGCAATTTGAAAAATACTATTGAAGAAGAatgattaattataattaacgtTATGTTGCATGTATTTTTGTTAATGAAGTACATTTTATATACATGTTATTTATGTTCAAATTGATGAGATTTCTGTTACTAATTTTACATTACAAAAAATTAAGTTGGGATTTCAATATAtatcacatatatatatatatatactatgtaTAGATATGTCATGAAAATACAAAAAGCGGTGATAGCAttagtttgtttatttttccatTTAAAAAAATCACAATTTCATTGGATTCAACATTTATTTTTTGTTACATGTGTATATCATAGATAAATTAGAAAACAACTTTTTTTAAACAAATCATTGTGTTACATAGtacataataattaatataatacaTGTATATAAAATTAAGTGCGAACTTTAAATAATACGTCTGTTTGataaattttatcaagtgtaagAAAAATTATATAAGAGTAAAACGAGTGATTTAAGTGTTGGCTAATTTTTTTCTCATATATTTAACGAAACTTAGTTCATCAAAAACTTCAACAATTCATTATTGATATTATTTTTGTAATTATATGAATGATTTATTTATAACATTTCATATCTGTAGATAATGATGAATATATTGGATCTTCAGCATGTACATATCTAATTGATGCGCGTTTGTGAAttgaaatatattaaaaataagATGTTTCTAGCGATAATGCATATCGCTGCCTAAAATAGATAACTTTATTGTCACAAAATTAATGATTTTAAACAGTTTGAAAGCTTAATTTATAGATATAAGCAAATATCGGTACATTTAATGTTCATTATATAATCTTGTCTGATAATTACGCTTTTTGCTTAACTAACATTTTTGTGTGATGAAGATacgttaattatatattaaaatattttccTATTCCAATACTTGATAATACAATAATAATATTACTGTTACGTTTATAAATTCATTTTTACTGTACAAGCAAATATTTTACCAATAAGTGCTAACTGACATACATTGATAAGTGCTCATTGTTAGATCATCATCAAGTAACAAAACTGAGGCAATTAAGATCATGAAAACTGAAGCCATTTCTTTACTTATTACAGCACACGAAAAACGAAAGCAAAAATCACAATATCATAAAAAATCAAAAGAATTCTTAATCCTGAGCAACAAAAAGAGCTTGAAAGCCTCATATAGTTTCTAAAGACCATAAGCCTTCTATAATTAAAAtctaagtgtaatgcatacaaaAAGGTCAATcacatattatatcattatatttaatgtatgtatatattttatagtATAGCAAATGTATTGTGTAtgtcaaatatttaatttataatatatatctatAAGCATAATATATAAATAGTACTATATAAGAAATCTAATGTAATGCAGACAGCTTAATATAGTAGTCACTAATAACCACACatgaggtatatatatatatgcatgcgACTTTAAACAAAGAAAATAGCATATAAATATGATTTCAAAAGTCGCGTGATTCCTTTTTTGTTTCTGTGATGTGAATATTCACTCTGTTTTTCCAATACAGCAACGAAATAAAGGTGGCTACAATGAATTTGTAAAGAAACATATGTACTGGAATGTGGAAGTTTTCGTCATTCTAATTCATATTACTTCATATTGTGACTGCGAGATGATATGATTATGTAAATTAGAAAGTGCATTCATTATTACTTGGGACAAGAGGTGCATGACTTTTTTAGGTATTTTATAATACgcaatttatatattttaaattCTACATAATTTTTATCTTAGCGGACACGTATTGATATATAATTTTATCTTATATGTTAAATTTATCAAGGATAACATTTTGAAGCTGGGAGCACATTTACGCTCACGTGGTAGTGTAGGTATCTGACACTTCTGATCatccgatattacgtcatcgctTTTTCCCCCTCTTTTACGATCGATTCATATTTTGTCGTGACACAATGATATGCTACACGTATACCGGTTATTTTAATCACTTTTTACTTTGGAAAATTACCTAAAATTAATACATATTAATACCTGGAGGCAATACATATTTATATCGCGAAGTCAATATATAATTAATTGTGCTGTATGCAAATGCATACAATTTAATTGTCACTCTATTAACACGAAATTTTTCCATGGTACTTTTGATTTAAAAATATCTTCATATATCAACCTTTTTCTTGTCACGGTAATTCAATATCGGAAGAAATTTTCGATAGCATCGACTATCCAAGTAAAAACCAGCATACCTTTCTAAACGATGCTATCAACAACTAATCGAACTAACCGATCTTagtaattatatttaataagaGTATGTAATTTCCGTAGATTCGATAGTGGAAACTTTTGTATTTAGAATAAAGATAAAAAAAAACGAAGGAATTCCGTTTGAAAATAATCTAGAGTACGATATTTTGGTGGTTTTATTTTTGGTAGTTGTGTGGAATCAACTAAATTTAAATAAAGGCATTAAGTACGGCTTCTTGTCCTCGTTCGTAATTCCTGTGCTCGTCTAATATGGGACTCACCTATACCGTTACACATTCATGCACACTTTCCCGTTTATTAGTTGGGGTTCATAGTGCTGTTATTCCGCCCCTGACTGCATATTGAAACGCGTGCAGTGCGCAGAATATTCACAAGTGTTGTGGCGGGCGTCTGCTGTGTCAGCCGTTTAGTAGTATGTAACACTAACACGGAATGTGAAATTCCATTAAACCTATCTACAGATCTGTTTCGTAAATTCCATTGTAAAGGTATCGTGTGAACGTTCGGCAAACCTGACGAGTTCAATAAACCTGTAACGGAACTCTTCGATTTTTCGTCATATCCTATTACTTATCTGTGTAGTCAGTCACCGTGCATATAGAAATTAGGGCGTGAAAAGGTTCGTTCAGTTCAATTGGAATTTCCTAATGTTTGAAAAGAAAACGCGTGTAAGGTTAGACAACGCATGTAACACCAGATTATAGAAAGCCGGGTGTCGAATACTTGAGATTTCACAAATTTCTTCTATACTGATATTGTTATTAATGTTGTAAATGTTGTATCTTTCCGGTCTGCGATTTCTCGATACATTTTGTTTCTTacgttcttcttttcttttttttaacttTAGAATTCACGTATGATATTTTAACAACGTATATCAGTGTTGTGTTCTTCGGATGGATTTAAACGCATCTATTAAATTTTATCAACTAATCATGTCTAACAATACTAAACGTGACTGGTTTGCAAACAATTTAGAATATCATTAATCGTTGCCTGGAGATTACAATAATATCAGAATATTCgtgaataatatataaatacaatGATTTCTAATTCGAAAACTATAGTAATGACATTGATCAGTAATTGTAAGATAACTTATGAAAGCCAGGTAAACTATTGTTAATTTCTGTATAGATTAAACTGTATAAAGAACAATGTTCTGTTAGAAATAATTGAAATAGTATCGATGATAAGCTATTTGAATAGTGCTACTCTTATCTTATATATTAGTCATTCTATAAAATTCTCTGATAAGTATTTGTAATCTTACTTTTATTTCTATCAAACGATTGCAACTATTCTTAATGCTTGCACATATTATTTATAGTCGAACCGAAACattatatataaatactttCTACACTTCACGTTATTTGAGTTAGTGTTGAGACGTTCGTGTAGCATAAGCAATTATAATAAGGTAAACTGAAAGGTAAACTGATTTTACATTTTGTTTGATAGGACTTTTATGGACTTAACATTGAAACATTAAAAAATGTCTAGAAAGCGGGCTAGGGAAGAAACTATGTTGAATTCTACATCATATTCAAATATTCAGAATGGGGAGAATGCCTCTTGTTCTAAGGAAGGCTCACCGGCACATCCAGTAAGTACTATTGCTTGATGTGAAAATATTTGTGATGAGTTGTATATGattattaaagaaaaaagtaTAACTCATTGTACTTTTCATATCAAGTAGAATAAAGGGTTGTTTAATAACCATGTACTTTAAATTTTACACTAATACATATTTAGAAGATCtactaatattttttaattatctaATTTAGTTTAATTAGCCAGTCATATTAAAATTTACATATACAAATTATTCTGCAATATACTACAAGATTATCTGTAATCATTCTGAGATAATGCGTCTTTAATTCCATAGCTATATGTAAAAGCAAAGTTTTTAGTGataatggtatgatatgatgCAAGATCATCAGTATATCAAAATTGATATAATATTGTAGACATTTCATTATTTAAATAGTCTTGTGTTGAAATGTTTCATGGATGGACATGAACGAAAGTTAAATGTTTGCTTTGAATAAAGTGACATAATTTAATCTATTGAACTCTactaaaagaaaatttaaaagCTTAATAGAAGGTTGAATTTAAAGACATTTGATAAAAAAATTTTTGGAAAAGAAATTttgtatgttttttttttaagtaaaaagTATACATAATTTGGTAACATTAACAGCTAATGACAATGACTTGGGGGACCAACAGGAATTCAAATGAGTCAGCTCAAATTTCAATGAAAATGTATAATAGCAAAATTTCGCGTTACCACAAAGAACTTCCAGTGAgtctgatttttttttttaatatttttattatttatgttTATGCAATCAAGTGTTTTTACTTAATAATGTGTTAAAAGAATATGGTCAAAGAAATTATTGTTGTACATTATATGTGTTTAAGTTCTTGAAGATAATATTTTCAAATTAATCATATTCAATACTTGTCATTTGCTTATATTCTGGCTCATATTCATATTTAttaaattcattgtgcagtcaaTTTGTAAAGAAGCTCCGTTTAGTGATGATCCAGAAGCACTCGCTGAAAGACATGCATGCGATTATAATATTCGCATTACGTTAAAAATGGCAAAAACTGGCAAAGGTTGGTTTGAatacaaattaatttaatatttgaagAGTAATGGGGAAAGATAAGAGAGTTTATTTCTTTACACATTTCAAtaataaatgtgtttttaccTTAGAATTTATTATATGTGAGATAAGTAAAACAGGAGATAAGAATGTTAACATATAGATAATACTTATGTATACAATGTTGCTAACAAGCAATTTTATATGAACTTTTGTTTAATTATAGTGAAAtgcacatatacatatacaagaGTTTTGGAATTGAATGACACttgtttaaatatacatatgtgtgaacataatatattttttacttttTGCAAAAAGTAGCAAAGCCTGTAATAACTTTAGTATCTTTTCCTAGACTCTTTGTTTGTCTGGCCAATAGCGACTAAAAATtcgttaatattaattataatgttaATAACTTACATAACATTTCAGCTCCTAGAAAAATCAGAGTATATGCAGATGGTATTTATGACTTGTTTCATCAAGGGCATGCACGCCAACTTTTACAAGCAAAAAACATTTTTCCTAATGTATACCTTATTGTAGGAGGTAAGAAGGGATAaacaatattattatatatgcaaTGTTAATAACCAATTATCTTTTATAAAAGAAATGTATTTTTTATGTATTATTGCAGTTTGTAATGATGAGTTAACACACAGTAAAAAGGGAAGAACTGTTATGACAGATGTTGAAAGATATGATGCAGTAAGACATTGTCGTTATGTAGATGAAGTAGTTAGAGATGCGCCTTGGGAACTGGATGATGAATTTCTGACAAAGCATAAAGTAAAATTATTCTCATTCtagaaatatttattttgtttCATTTACGCTTAATGCATTGTTATATTAATGTTTAATTTTTCAGATCGACTTTGTTGCGCATGATGATATACCTTATATGACTGATGATAGTACAGATGTTTATGCAGACCTAAAAGCTAAAGGTATGTTTGTAGCTACACAGAGAACTGAAGGTGTATCAACATCAGATATTGTGGCACGGATAGTTAAAGATTATGATATTTATGTACGGAGAAACCTTGCACGAGGCTACAGTGCCAAAGAACTTAATGTTTCTTTCCTTAATGTAagttcatttttttcttttctcttttatatAGTATAAACAGTGTGATATTTTATGTTATGCAATATGATATTATAGGAAAAGAAGTTCCGTTTACAAAATAAATTTGATGATTTAAAAGACAAGGGCAAACGAGTAATGGAGAATATTGGTGAAAAACGTATGGATATGATAAGCAAATGGGAAGAAAAATCTCGAGATTTTATTGATGCTTTCTTATTGTTATTTGGCAGAGAAGGCAGATTGGTGGGTAGAATTTATAGAGGAattattttgttaattattttgTACTCAATATTAATAGTGCATTGCAAAATAtgctttacaaaagaataaatatatttcaATTATTCAGTATATAGATACTCTTTTTAACCTGAATCATTAACATTTTAAGGCTTTCTCGTAAATGTACATATATCTGTAGGGGAAGGGTACAAAGTGTTTTATAGTTTTAATACATTTATCATTTTTTATTAAAGTATAAAAATATAACTTTAAAATTTAAACTTTAAATAATTTCTTGTTTGTACTCACAGTCAACAATTTGGAATGAAAGTAAAGGTCGTTTgatgcaagcgctatctcctccCGCAAGTCCAAAAAGAGATGGCAGTCCGAATGGCAGTAATAGCAGCAATAATGATGAAGATCAAACAAGGTACATCACAGCATTCGAGTCAATTGACTAACATGCAACACCACTTCATTCTGTACTGCTTCTATATGAAAACCTTGAATACTTCACACCATCCATTTGCAGCATGTTATGTTAGTATACATTTCCACTGTTAAATACATTAGATAAATTTTAAGCTATAATACACAATATAACTAATGCTTGTTGTAAAAGTTGTATTTTCTGTTCATTCTTTCTTGTTTGTGTAcataatatatgtataatgtATAAGCTGTATACGCTATTGTTACTAACATTTTTGTTTATAGATTGCAACTAtgaaatgtggatatgttattTATTTCACATCCATTCAAATTGGCATATTTAATGTACATGATTTATGTTACAGTCCACCACCGAAGAAGACTGGCCGTTTTGAGTGTTCGCAGAGTAATTATTATTTAAGCGATGATTACAGTGATGACGAAGAGGAACATCTACATTCTAAATGATAATTCGTTTTTTCAAGATATCATTTCTTCGTTTTGACCAAAAATATTGTGCAATCTCTTTAAAAATGTTTAAGAGATATTTTTATGCAACTATGTGATTTGCTAAAATTATATAGAAAATTATCTGTTATATGATATAGAAGTTCAACATAATTATGAATTATTATATACTAATTAGTATAAATGTGCACAAACATTATGTACTAAAGTCGTACAGATTGCTTAAAACATTCGTTGCAACTATTCTTTAGAGTTTCATCTCGCTAATGGtggtattattaataataagttCCTATGTTCTGAATGATACTTCATTAATTACAAATTTCATAATTTACTATATGAACTTCCAATAGTTTAAAAAGACATGTTATTACCTTATACAGAAGAATCTGCAGTTCAAATGTTCAATTAATGATTCTTAATTATTTTCAAAttcttttataattaattttacataacTTTTTTACTAGTTACCGCATAATTAATTacttaaataatatatataatatatatatttgctATAAATATTTTCACTCtgatttatattaaattataatttcagttttaagtaaattattttaacaTCAATATCATCTACTTCACACATACTATTGAATATACTCAGTGTTGTTTATGAAAAGCTAGTGTTTATGAGAAAGTAATATTTg encodes:
- the Karybeta3 gene encoding karyopherin beta 3 isoform X1 → MAADLDQFQQLLNTLLSTDNNARTQAEEAYNNLPVDSRVTFLLTSLCNATLAEEMRATAAVLLRRLFSSEFMDFYPKIPAEAQAQLKEQILLSVQNEQTQTIRRKICEVAAEVARNLIDEDGNNQWPEFLQFLFQCANSPVPALKESALQMFTSVPGVFGNQQANYLDLIKQMLQQSVMDSANYEVRFQAVRAIGAFIILHDKEENIQKHFSELLPAIVQVIAQSVEKQEDDALLKVLIDLAESTPKFLRLQLETIMDMCMKIFSNEDMADSWRQLALEVLVTLAETAPAMVRKVGGKYIVSLVPLVLKMMTDIEEDEKWSFSDEIIDDDNDSNNVVAESALDRLACGLGGKTMLPQIVQNIPSMLNNSDWKYRHAALMAISAVGEGCHKQMEAILPQIMDGVIQYLQDPHPRVRYAACNAVGQMSTDFAPIFEKKFHDKVIPGLLMVLDDNANPRVQAHAGAALVNFSEDCPKNILTPYLGAIMAKLEMILKIKFQELVEKGTKLVLEQVVTTIASVADTCEEQFVRYYDKLMPYLKYIILNANQEEHKMLRGKTIECVSLIGLAVGPEKFIADASEVMDMLLKTHSEGDLPDDDPQTSYLISAWARICKILGKQFEQYLPLVMGPVLRTAAMKPEVALLDNEDMEGIEDVDWEFISLGEQQNFGIKTAGLEDKASACEMLVCYARELKEGFADYAEEVVRLMVPMLKFYFHDGVRTAAAASLPYLLDCAKIKGPQYLEGMWAYICPDLLKGMDTEPESEVLLELLYSLAKCIETLGAGCLEAQSMAEVLRILDKLLVKHFERAVARLEKRKDEDYDEVVEEKLADEDNEDVYTLSKIADILHALFTTHKSSFFPYFDQICGHFVKLLSPERSWSDHQWALCVFDDVIEFGGPECAQYQEYFLRPMIQYVSDKSAEVRQAAAYGCGVLGQYGGEAFAQACAEALPRLMEVINDPESRSPENVNPTENAISAVTKILKYNNKAINVDEILPHWLSWLPVVEDEDEAPYVYGYLCDLIEANHVAVLGPNNGNLPRLISFFAEALYKDAVPTSNPVMGRILSIVRQIQNNESMFQACINALTADQQQALHEALRAQPTN
- the Karybeta3 gene encoding karyopherin beta 3 isoform X2; protein product: MFTSVPGVFGNQQANYLDLIKQMLQQSVMDSANYEVRFQAVRAIGAFIILHDKEENIQKHFSELLPAIVQVIAQSVEKQEDDALLKVLIDLAESTPKFLRLQLETIMDMCMKIFSNEDMADSWRQLALEVLVTLAETAPAMVRKVGGKYIVSLVPLVLKMMTDIEEDEKWSFSDEIIDDDNDSNNVVAESALDRLACGLGGKTMLPQIVQNIPSMLNNSDWKYRHAALMAISAVGEGCHKQMEAILPQIMDGVIQYLQDPHPRVRYAACNAVGQMSTDFAPIFEKKFHDKVIPGLLMVLDDNANPRVQAHAGAALVNFSEDCPKNILTPYLGAIMAKLEMILKIKFQELVEKGTKLVLEQVVTTIASVADTCEEQFVRYYDKLMPYLKYIILNANQEEHKMLRGKTIECVSLIGLAVGPEKFIADASEVMDMLLKTHSEGDLPDDDPQTSYLISAWARICKILGKQFEQYLPLVMGPVLRTAAMKPEVALLDNEDMEGIEDVDWEFISLGEQQNFGIKTAGLEDKASACEMLVCYARELKEGFADYAEEVVRLMVPMLKFYFHDGVRTAAAASLPYLLDCAKIKGPQYLEGMWAYICPDLLKGMDTEPESEVLLELLYSLAKCIETLGAGCLEAQSMAEVLRILDKLLVKHFERAVARLEKRKDEDYDEVVEEKLADEDNEDVYTLSKIADILHALFTTHKSSFFPYFDQICGHFVKLLSPERSWSDHQWALCVFDDVIEFGGPECAQYQEYFLRPMIQYVSDKSAEVRQAAAYGCGVLGQYGGEAFAQACAEALPRLMEVINDPESRSPENVNPTENAISAVTKILKYNNKAINVDEILPHWLSWLPVVEDEDEAPYVYGYLCDLIEANHVAVLGPNNGNLPRLISFFAEALYKDAVPTSNPVMGRILSIVRQIQNNESMFQACINALTADQQQALHEALRAQPTN